A part of Denitratisoma oestradiolicum genomic DNA contains:
- the tnpC gene encoding IS66 family transposase, whose translation MNTVTLSKGEFDALIAARDEAHAERETLKGQLKVVTVERDLLKEKLAAHLRQLFAAKSEARSTDQRDLFLNEAEALAPAGTPVAEEATPEIDVASHLRKKRGRKPLDPALPREVVRHELPESERVCAHDGSALVEIGIEISEQLDIIPQQVRVIQHQRVKYACPCCDEGIKVTPAPARIIPKGLLTESALAWVVTSKYMDALPLYRQAALLGRFGGDLSRNTLAGSIVKVGQAIQPIINLLRDHLLDADLVHGDETVVQVLKEPGRAAQTQSYLWAQASGTGPPIRLFGYAPGRGGTHGAKLYAGIKSGAALMTDGYEVYGGIAQANGLTHLGCWAHCRRYFVEAEAVIPKAARSPEQLATRFITAIGELYAIEALARDLAPKQRLALRQAHSKPILAKIEQLLLEHLHSVIPGSLLGKALHYLSAQWPKLIRYVDNSAWPIDNNLCENAIRPFVVGRRNWLFSDTGGGANASANLYSLIETCKANRIDPYAYLASLFRKLPTAQSADDFEALLPWRLANPTP comes from the coding sequence CCCTGAAGGGCCAGCTCAAGGTTGTGACGGTAGAACGGGACCTGCTCAAGGAGAAACTGGCGGCCCATCTGCGACAATTGTTCGCCGCCAAGTCTGAGGCCCGCAGCACCGACCAGCGCGACCTGTTTCTCAACGAAGCCGAAGCCCTGGCACCAGCGGGCACACCGGTGGCTGAAGAAGCCACGCCAGAGATCGACGTTGCTAGCCACTTACGGAAGAAGCGCGGCCGCAAGCCTCTCGATCCGGCCCTGCCCCGGGAAGTCGTGCGCCATGAACTGCCTGAGTCGGAACGGGTCTGCGCCCATGACGGTTCCGCCCTGGTGGAGATCGGCATCGAGATCAGCGAGCAGCTCGACATCATTCCACAGCAGGTGCGCGTCATCCAGCATCAGCGGGTGAAATACGCCTGCCCGTGTTGCGACGAGGGGATCAAGGTCACCCCGGCGCCAGCACGGATCATCCCCAAGGGGCTGCTGACCGAGTCGGCACTGGCTTGGGTGGTCACCTCGAAATACATGGATGCCTTGCCGCTCTACCGGCAGGCGGCACTCCTGGGCCGCTTCGGCGGCGACCTTTCGCGCAACACCTTGGCGGGGAGCATCGTCAAGGTCGGACAGGCGATACAGCCCATCATCAACCTGCTGCGTGACCATCTGCTGGATGCGGATCTGGTACATGGCGACGAGACGGTGGTGCAGGTACTCAAGGAACCGGGGCGGGCGGCACAGACCCAGAGCTATCTGTGGGCGCAGGCCAGTGGCACAGGGCCGCCAATCCGGCTGTTCGGTTATGCCCCCGGAAGAGGAGGGACCCATGGAGCCAAGCTCTATGCGGGGATTAAATCTGGCGCTGCACTGATGACTGACGGGTACGAGGTCTATGGCGGCATTGCCCAGGCCAATGGCTTGACCCACCTGGGTTGCTGGGCCCATTGCCGGCGTTACTTCGTTGAGGCAGAGGCCGTCATTCCGAAGGCAGCCAGAAGTCCAGAGCAGTTGGCAACCCGGTTCATCACCGCGATCGGCGAACTTTATGCCATCGAGGCCCTGGCGCGTGACCTCGCGCCGAAGCAGCGGCTTGCGCTGCGGCAGGCGCATAGCAAACCGATCCTGGCGAAGATCGAGCAGCTATTGCTCGAACATCTCCACAGCGTGATACCCGGCAGTCTGCTGGGCAAGGCCCTGCATTACCTGTCAGCCCAATGGCCGAAGCTGATCCGCTATGTCGACAACAGTGCCTGGCCGATCGACAACAACCTCTGCGAGAACGCTATCCGCCCCTTCGTGGTCGGTCGGCGTAACTGGCTGTTCAGCGACACCGGCGGCGGCGCCAACGCCAGCGCCAATCTCTACTCCCTGATCGAAACCTGCAAGGCCAACCGCATCGATCCCTACGCCTATCTGGCCAGTCTCTTCCGCAAACTGCCCACCGCACAATCTGCCGACGACTTCGAGGCCTTGCTACCTTGGCGCCTCGCGAACCCAACTCCCTGA
- a CDS encoding TonB-dependent receptor: MARGKRYLLSTLALAMSQAFAQTPDVINSAGAKNSVQEDKSGGIETIVVTSRRTAEKLQEVPLSISALSAREMEAKGITSISELSQFTPGLSYSPDLGRNAERPVIRGISALRTDAPQPVSVFVDGVFIKDGALALTLDDAQRVEVIKGPQSALYGRATYAGAINYVTVKPGNDFEGRVSLTVADHDEQSLFTALTLPIRQDVLSARIKAKHSHYGGQYTNVQTDNKIGQERTDSTGIQVSITPTPKFNILATMDNAAIRDGQFPAVMRPVPIQAGGVVTSQNGSSNVPNGSECNGHLVNIVGTATTKANGWPCGAASYSGNLLRRNEMDLANYTDPSSGINYGNIAGLDRVIKRSSLTLNYTLDSGHTLTSQTARTSSATNLGADQSYDGKSFIFGTPWTTYDRDRMDYFSQEFRIVSPQDQQLTWLAGAFLYEEEARGKTSGVIALNSSNQKVADPLRPKPSTSIDNFAPFGRIQYALTNDLRISAEGRYSKETIKVGGPTLGTAVVTAGTCVAGQSCALKGERTFKKFEPRITLDFKLSPESMMYGQWARGSKSGGFNATPGLSSSEFAYDGETVTAVELGYKSTLLDNRMTFNAALFQNTVDGLQLSNTAPYTNPMTGLSTTTTIVNNVGKARTRGLEFDVSARVNSWLRLSGNYAYTDAKAISGTETTNGTVFGGDISVAGFTLPRTPKHSATFSANVEFPVEQWGGLKFFARSDVTYQSRRYAEIQNMIWADPYTRVNLSAGLKGKDWKATLFIKNATNNVTPLNGFRYFDSVTFRRTAVDFLSRERQAGVTLSYDF; encoded by the coding sequence ATGGCAAGAGGAAAGCGTTATTTGTTGAGTACACTGGCACTTGCTATGAGCCAAGCATTTGCTCAAACGCCCGATGTCATCAACAGTGCCGGAGCGAAAAACTCCGTTCAAGAAGACAAATCTGGCGGCATCGAAACTATTGTCGTCACGTCACGACGTACTGCAGAAAAACTGCAGGAGGTTCCGCTCTCGATCAGTGCACTGTCCGCACGAGAAATGGAAGCCAAGGGCATTACGTCTATCAGTGAATTGTCTCAATTTACCCCCGGCCTGTCCTACTCACCTGATCTTGGACGAAATGCAGAGCGCCCCGTTATTCGAGGAATCTCGGCACTCCGCACAGATGCCCCGCAACCAGTTTCTGTCTTCGTCGATGGCGTATTCATTAAAGACGGCGCTCTTGCACTGACCCTGGACGATGCGCAGCGCGTAGAAGTCATTAAAGGGCCACAATCCGCGCTCTACGGACGGGCGACCTATGCGGGGGCAATCAATTACGTTACGGTGAAACCCGGTAATGATTTTGAAGGACGGGTATCCTTGACGGTTGCCGATCACGACGAGCAATCGCTATTCACCGCATTGACTCTCCCCATCCGTCAGGATGTTCTCTCTGCCCGCATCAAGGCCAAGCATTCTCACTATGGCGGTCAATATACCAATGTTCAGACGGACAACAAGATCGGTCAAGAGCGAACAGATAGCACGGGAATTCAGGTATCTATAACACCGACGCCAAAATTCAACATTCTCGCGACCATGGACAATGCAGCGATCCGCGATGGGCAGTTTCCCGCTGTCATGAGACCGGTTCCGATACAAGCTGGTGGTGTAGTCACCAGCCAAAACGGCTCTTCCAATGTGCCGAATGGCAGCGAATGCAATGGCCATCTCGTCAATATTGTCGGCACTGCTACCACAAAGGCCAACGGCTGGCCTTGTGGCGCAGCATCCTATAGTGGGAATCTGTTACGTCGCAACGAGATGGATCTCGCCAACTATACGGACCCGTCTTCGGGTATCAACTATGGAAACATCGCCGGTCTCGACCGGGTCATCAAGAGATCATCCCTGACCCTGAACTATACCCTCGATAGCGGACATACCCTAACATCGCAAACCGCCCGGACAAGCTCAGCGACTAACTTAGGCGCAGATCAATCGTACGATGGTAAGTCATTCATCTTCGGTACGCCATGGACGACTTATGATCGTGATCGCATGGATTATTTTTCCCAAGAGTTCCGTATCGTTTCTCCCCAAGATCAGCAACTAACTTGGCTGGCTGGAGCCTTCTTGTATGAAGAAGAGGCGCGGGGAAAGACGAGCGGCGTTATTGCGCTAAATTCGTCGAACCAGAAGGTCGCTGACCCGCTTCGTCCCAAGCCATCCACTTCCATCGATAACTTTGCTCCCTTTGGCCGGATACAGTACGCGCTAACCAATGATCTCCGAATTTCTGCCGAGGGTCGCTACAGTAAGGAAACGATCAAGGTGGGTGGGCCGACTCTTGGTACGGCAGTGGTCACAGCTGGAACGTGCGTTGCTGGTCAATCCTGCGCCCTGAAGGGCGAAAGAACCTTCAAGAAATTCGAGCCACGTATTACCCTAGATTTCAAGCTTTCCCCAGAGAGTATGATGTATGGCCAATGGGCACGGGGTTCAAAAAGTGGCGGCTTCAACGCGACTCCAGGGCTGTCGAGTTCAGAGTTCGCCTACGACGGAGAAACCGTCACTGCAGTTGAACTGGGCTACAAGTCGACACTTCTCGATAATCGCATGACCTTCAACGCCGCGCTATTTCAGAACACCGTTGATGGCTTGCAATTGTCTAATACAGCTCCGTACACCAATCCTATGACGGGACTCTCGACGACGACCACCATCGTAAATAATGTTGGCAAGGCGAGGACGCGTGGCCTTGAATTCGACGTTTCTGCGCGGGTCAATAGTTGGCTTCGTTTAAGTGGCAACTACGCTTATACCGATGCAAAGGCTATTTCTGGCACCGAAACAACAAATGGCACGGTATTTGGCGGTGATATCTCGGTAGCGGGCTTTACATTGCCCAGGACCCCGAAGCACTCGGCCACCTTTTCGGCAAATGTCGAATTCCCCGTCGAACAATGGGGTGGACTGAAATTTTTCGCTCGGAGCGATGTGACCTATCAGTCCCGCCGTTATGCTGAAATCCAGAATATGATTTGGGCGGATCCCTATACCCGTGTCAATCTAAGCGCCGGCTTGAAGGGGAAGGACTGGAAGGCAACCCTGTTCATCAAGAACGCCACCAATAACGTTACACCGCTGAATGGATTCCGCTACTTCGACTCTGTGACATTTCGACGTACCGCAGTTGACTTTCTTTCTCGCGAACGCCAGGCGGGGGTAACCTTGTCCTACGACTTCTAA
- a CDS encoding acyl-CoA dehydrogenase yields the protein MHIYSPPLRDISFALYELAGLVRDSYFPESEENASEVITAVLEEAGRFAAEVLAPLSRSGDKEGVNLSEGQVHTATGFRDAYLRFSENGWNALSCPVQYGGHGLPRLLSAAVNEMWKSANHAFSLCPMLTMGAIEALSLYGTEAQKTTYLPNMVSGHWTGTMNLTEPQAGSDLAAIRTRAVPHHDGTYRLFGEKIFITWGDHDMTENIVHLVLARTPGAPTGVRGISLFVVPKYLVREDGSIGSRNDVHCVSLERKLGIHASPTCVMAYGNNEGAVGTLVGKENEGLKYMFAMMNAARFAVGLEGLAVAEAAFQKAKSYAKDRVQSRAIEGSVNPVAIIHHPDVRRMLMTMKAQIEAMRGLAYTVAAAQDHASHHPDISVRQQQQSFVDLMTPVIKGWLTETGNEIASLGLQIHGGMGYIEETGASQYFRDARITTIYEGTTGIQANDLIGRKVVLDEGKAARHLLLQMRTTLDEMTALKDSQWEECVRQLARGISSLECAIDHIVGHYKSNVQSVAASGVIFLKLLGIVSGGWIMAKAALASGKQIQAGSTDGFYRTKIETSHFYSQHFLPLAPALAEIIIHGGASVLFVSTDEF from the coding sequence ATGCATATTTACAGCCCCCCCTTGAGAGATATCTCTTTCGCATTGTATGAACTGGCAGGCCTTGTCCGTGATTCATACTTTCCTGAAAGCGAAGAAAATGCTTCGGAAGTCATTACTGCAGTGCTTGAGGAAGCTGGACGTTTTGCTGCCGAAGTACTGGCGCCACTATCGCGCAGCGGAGACAAAGAGGGTGTAAATCTCTCGGAGGGTCAGGTTCACACAGCCACTGGGTTTCGCGATGCCTATCTTCGTTTCAGTGAAAACGGTTGGAACGCATTGTCTTGTCCAGTTCAGTACGGTGGTCACGGCCTTCCGCGTTTGCTATCCGCTGCTGTAAACGAAATGTGGAAATCTGCTAATCATGCCTTTTCTCTCTGCCCGATGCTCACCATGGGCGCGATTGAAGCCCTATCGCTCTACGGAACAGAAGCCCAAAAGACCACCTATCTGCCCAACATGGTCAGTGGTCACTGGACGGGCACCATGAACCTGACCGAGCCCCAGGCGGGATCTGATCTGGCCGCCATTCGCACGCGCGCAGTACCTCATCATGACGGGACCTATCGGCTTTTTGGTGAGAAGATATTCATCACCTGGGGAGATCATGATATGACCGAAAATATCGTGCATTTAGTTTTGGCGCGAACCCCGGGCGCACCGACGGGAGTCAGGGGCATTTCGCTCTTTGTGGTCCCTAAATATCTCGTTCGTGAGGATGGTTCGATTGGATCACGTAATGACGTCCACTGTGTCTCTTTGGAGCGTAAGCTCGGTATCCATGCCAGTCCAACCTGTGTCATGGCCTACGGCAACAATGAGGGTGCTGTAGGCACCTTGGTTGGAAAGGAGAACGAAGGGCTGAAGTACATGTTCGCCATGATGAATGCCGCCCGATTCGCGGTAGGGTTGGAGGGTCTGGCGGTAGCCGAGGCTGCATTCCAGAAAGCCAAAAGTTACGCCAAAGATCGTGTCCAAAGCCGTGCCATTGAGGGCTCAGTTAATCCAGTCGCCATCATTCATCACCCCGACGTAAGGCGAATGCTGATGACCATGAAGGCGCAGATCGAAGCCATGCGCGGCTTGGCTTATACGGTCGCAGCGGCACAGGATCATGCTTCGCATCATCCGGATATCTCTGTGCGCCAGCAACAGCAGTCCTTTGTAGACCTGATGACCCCGGTGATCAAAGGTTGGCTAACGGAAACAGGCAATGAGATCGCCTCACTCGGTCTGCAAATCCATGGTGGAATGGGCTACATCGAGGAAACCGGCGCGTCTCAGTATTTCCGGGATGCCAGAATTACAACCATTTACGAGGGGACTACCGGCATCCAGGCCAATGATTTGATTGGGCGAAAGGTCGTACTGGATGAAGGAAAAGCAGCCAGACATCTGCTCCTGCAGATGCGCACGACTCTCGATGAAATGACGGCCCTTAAAGACTCTCAATGGGAAGAATGCGTCAGGCAGTTGGCAAGAGGGATTTCGAGCCTGGAGTGTGCCATCGACCATATCGTTGGCCATTACAAATCGAATGTTCAATCTGTCGCAGCGAGTGGAGTTATCTTTCTGAAACTCCTAGGCATCGTGAGTGGCGGATGGATCATGGCCAAAGCGGCACTAGCCTCCGGAAAACAGATTCAGGCGGGCAGCACAGACGGTTTTTATCGGACAAAAATAGAAACCTCCCATTTTTATTCTCAGCATTTTCTGCCACTAGCCCCAGCGCTGGCCGAGATTATCATCCATGGCGGAGCAAGCGTACTTTTCGTGTCGACGGATGAGTTTTGA
- a CDS encoding DsbA family oxidoreductase: MPTLTVEIVSDFTCPWCYIGLHRFNDAIATLRQELSGVEVIKQWRPYFLNPDVPEDTIPYLPFLSNKFGGMERLKSVFSVVREAGAEFDIQFQFEKIQFITKTLHAHRLVHWAQQQVDASQLVERIYLGHFHHGENISDINVLADIAGLCGYDREAASLYLASKLDIDLVRTKAHESGAWGVRSVPTFVLERKLAILGAQDSTAFVDAVKSLI; this comes from the coding sequence ATGCCAACCCTGACAGTGGAAATTGTCTCTGATTTCACTTGCCCCTGGTGCTATATCGGACTGCATCGCTTCAACGATGCGATTGCGACCCTTCGTCAAGAATTGTCGGGAGTCGAGGTGATCAAGCAATGGAGACCTTATTTCCTTAACCCCGATGTGCCGGAGGACACAATCCCATATCTCCCCTTTTTAAGCAATAAATTCGGCGGTATGGAACGTTTGAAATCGGTGTTTTCAGTAGTCAGGGAGGCCGGCGCTGAATTCGATATTCAATTCCAGTTTGAAAAAATCCAGTTCATCACCAAGACACTGCATGCACATCGGCTGGTGCACTGGGCACAACAGCAGGTGGATGCTTCGCAGCTGGTGGAAAGAATTTATTTAGGTCACTTTCATCACGGGGAAAATATCAGCGACATTAATGTTTTAGCCGATATCGCTGGTCTCTGCGGATATGACAGAGAGGCCGCCAGTCTTTACCTCGCTTCAAAGCTTGATATTGATCTAGTGAGGACGAAAGCTCATGAGTCGGGGGCCTGGGGCGTGCGATCTGTGCCCACATTTGTCCTGGAAAGAAAGCTCGCCATTCTCGGTGCGCAGGACTCAACTGCTTTTGTCGATGCCGTTAAATCGCTGATATGA